From a single Lolium rigidum isolate FL_2022 chromosome 7, APGP_CSIRO_Lrig_0.1, whole genome shotgun sequence genomic region:
- the LOC124678393 gene encoding probable carboxylesterase 18, whose protein sequence is MMETGSTSQEMQARARLPRPSPPALPCAVQLQVTAFSAGIDALNRRDGTVNRGVYSVADRLLRVRANPRPDSSGVRSADFVVDASRGLWARVFSPAGTAAWARPPLPLVVYFHGGGFALFSAAQCYFDRLCRRLSRGIGAVVVSVEYRLAPEHPYPAAYDDAMDTLLFIDANGVAGLDDGVSVDLSSCFLAGESAGGNIIHHVANRWAAAASATSSVRLAGLLSVQPYFGGEERTESELRLDGVAPIVNLRRSDFWWKAFLPAGATRDHPAGATRDHPAAHVTDENAVLGTAFPPALVVVGGFDPLQDWQRRYADVLRRKGKQVQVVEFPEGIHAFYLFPQLAASAEVIEDMREFVESNRASSSTPESSTR, encoded by the coding sequence ATGATGGAGACGGGGAGCACGAGCCAAGAAATGCAAGCTCGCGCCAGGCTCCCGCGGCCCTCGCCGCCGGCGCTACCGTGCGCGGTGCAGCTGCAGGTCACCGCGTTCTCCGCCGGCATCGACGCCCTCAACCGCCGCGACGGCACCGTCAACCGCGGCGTCTACTCCGTCGCCGACCGCCTCCTCCGCGTGCGCGCGAATCCCCGGCCGGACTCCTCCGGCGTCCGTTCCGCCGACTTCGTCGTCGACGCGTCCCGGGGCCTCTGGGCGCGCGTCTTCTCTCCTGCCGGAACTGCCGCCTGGGCCCGGCCGCCGCTCCCGCTCGTCGTCTATTTCCATGGCGGCGGCTTCGCGCTGTTCTCCGCGGCCCAATGCTACTTCGACCGCCTTTGCCGCCGACTCAGCCGCGGCATCGGCGCCGTCGTGGTCTCCGTCGAGTACCGCCTCGCCCCCGAGCACCCCTACCCCGCCGCATACGACGATGCCATGGACACGCTCCTCTTCATCGACGCCAACGGCGTCGCGGGCCTGGACGACGGCGTCTCCGTGGACCTCTCCAGCTGCTTCCTCGCTGGGGAGAGCGCCGGCGGCAACATAATCCACCACGTGGCCAACCGCTGGGCTGCAGCCGCGTCCGCCACCAGCTCCGTGCGCCTCGCCGGCCTACTGTCCGTGCAGCCGTACTTTGGCGGCGAGGAGCGGACGGAGTCGGAGCTGCGGCTGGACGGCGTGGCGCCGATCGTGAACCTCCGGCGGTCCGACTTTTGGTGGAAGGCGTTCCTCCCGGCGGGCGCAACCCGCGACCACCCGGCGGGCGCAACCCGCGACCACCCGGCGGCGCACGTGACCGACGAGAACGCCGTGCTAGGGACGGCGTTCCCGCCGGCGTTGGTGGTCGTCGGCGGCTTCGACCCGCTGCAGGACTGGCAGCGGCGGTACGCCGACGTGCTGCGGCGGAAGGGGAAGCAGGTGCAAGTGGTGGAGTTCCCGGAGGGCATCCACGCGTTCTACCTCTTCCCGCAGCTCGCCGCCAGCGCGGAGGTCATTGAGGACATGCGGGAGTTCGTGGAGAGCAACAgggcgtcgtcgtcgacgccggAATCCTCCACGCGGTGA